One stretch of Fictibacillus sp. b24 DNA includes these proteins:
- a CDS encoding sugar ABC transporter permease has product MSIKTARRIRLTLSYLVLLSAIAIVIYPILWVIGSSFNPGNTLSSSTIIPENATLTHYKKLFAETDYLIWYWNTLKICFITMVLSVIFIGLTAYAFSRYKFVGRKNGLLLFLILQMIPQFVAILAIYILAYQVGLLDTHFALILVYVGGLIPMNTYLAKNYYDTIPKELDESARIDGAGHFRIFWQIILPLSKPILAVIALFSFISPFADFILASILISSDEKMTLAVGLFNMIKNEFGNSFTLFAAGSVLVAIPIGLLFLSLQRYFISGLTAGGTKG; this is encoded by the coding sequence ATGAGTATAAAAACAGCAAGAAGAATTCGTTTAACTCTGTCCTATCTAGTTTTATTGTCGGCTATTGCTATTGTTATCTATCCGATTCTCTGGGTTATTGGATCTTCCTTCAACCCAGGTAACACTTTATCGAGCTCAACGATTATACCTGAGAATGCAACATTGACTCATTATAAAAAGCTTTTCGCTGAAACAGATTACTTGATTTGGTACTGGAACACGCTGAAAATTTGCTTTATTACAATGGTGCTTTCTGTTATCTTTATCGGCCTTACAGCTTATGCATTTTCAAGATACAAGTTTGTTGGACGTAAGAACGGATTGCTTCTTTTCTTAATCTTGCAGATGATTCCGCAATTCGTAGCAATCTTGGCAATCTATATCCTTGCATACCAAGTAGGTTTGCTTGATACACACTTTGCGTTAATTCTTGTTTACGTGGGTGGATTAATTCCGATGAACACGTACTTAGCGAAGAACTATTATGATACGATTCCAAAAGAACTAGATGAATCTGCACGTATTGATGGTGCTGGACACTTCCGTATTTTTTGGCAGATCATTCTTCCGCTATCAAAGCCAATTCTTGCGGTAATCGCACTATTTAGTTTCATTTCACCGTTCGCTGATTTTATCTTAGCTTCTATTCTAATCAGCTCAGATGAAAAGATGACACTTGCGGTTGGTTTGTTTAACATGATTAAGAATGAATTTGGAAACAGCTTTACACTTTTTGCAGCAGGTTCTGTTTTAGTAGCAATTCCGATTGGTCTGCTTTTCTTATCACTGCAGCGTTACTTCATCTCCGGACTAACTGCCGGTGGTACAAAAGGTTAA
- a CDS encoding LacI family DNA-binding transcriptional regulator produces MSVTIKDVAKLADVAPSTVSRVIANNPRISEKTKRKVKEAMDYLGYHPNFNARSLANRSTQAIGLVMPSSADKAFQNPFFPEVIRGISTIAHEQEYALYMSTGNTEDEIFEGVVRMVQGRRVDGIVMLYSRVDDRIMCYLQEQKFPFTVIGKPFKNAENITHIDNDNFKAAQEMTEYLISLGHERIGFVGGNLNLVVTIDRLLGYEKAIRNAGLPYKDEYIVHEEFLKEGGQEAVKELLALKEPPSALLVIDDVMSFGVLSTLNELGVSVPGDISLLSFNNVMLSELSSPSLTSVDINIFKLGYEAAKGLLECINSPDKPAKRVVVPFELVKRQTCSSVK; encoded by the coding sequence ATGTCAGTTACAATAAAAGATGTAGCAAAATTAGCAGATGTTGCTCCATCTACCGTATCGAGGGTAATCGCGAACAACCCTCGCATATCAGAAAAAACAAAACGAAAAGTAAAAGAAGCAATGGACTATCTTGGCTATCATCCAAACTTCAATGCTAGAAGTTTAGCAAACCGAAGCACACAGGCTATAGGACTCGTTATGCCAAGCTCAGCCGATAAAGCATTCCAAAACCCCTTTTTTCCTGAAGTAATCAGAGGGATCAGTACAATTGCTCACGAACAAGAATATGCTCTATATATGTCAACGGGAAATACGGAAGATGAAATATTTGAAGGGGTAGTCCGTATGGTGCAAGGACGCCGTGTTGATGGGATCGTGATGTTATATTCCCGTGTGGATGACCGAATCATGTGCTATTTGCAAGAACAGAAATTTCCGTTTACCGTAATCGGTAAGCCGTTTAAGAACGCGGAAAACATTACTCATATAGACAATGATAACTTTAAGGCAGCACAAGAAATGACGGAATATCTGATTTCACTCGGACATGAACGAATTGGTTTTGTAGGTGGAAATCTTAATTTAGTAGTAACCATTGACCGGTTATTGGGTTACGAAAAAGCCATTAGAAACGCAGGGCTTCCTTACAAAGACGAATATATTGTGCATGAGGAGTTCCTAAAAGAAGGAGGGCAGGAAGCGGTTAAAGAGCTTCTCGCTTTAAAAGAGCCTCCATCCGCACTCTTGGTAATTGATGATGTTATGTCATTTGGCGTACTAAGTACACTAAATGAACTAGGAGTAAGTGTTCCTGGAGATATATCATTATTGAGCTTCAATAATGTTATGTTGTCCGAACTCTCATCACCTTCATTAACTTCTGTAGATATTAATATATTTAAACTCGGTTATGAAGCTGCTAAAGGATTGCTAGAATGCATTAACTCACCTGATAAACCAGCAAAGCGAGTTGTCGTACCATTTGAATTAGTGAAACGACAGACTTGCAGCAGTGTTAAATAA
- a CDS encoding alpha-amylase family glycosyl hydrolase, which yields MGKRMMFLAMSFLLFLSVQNKALAEKKEERSWRDETIYFIMVDRFHNGDKSNDFEVDLNDPAAYHGGDFKGITEKLDYLNDLGVTAIWLTPVVKNETKGYHGYWTEDFYETEEHFGSKEDLKKLVKKAHDRDIKVILDLVVNHTGYQHPWLNDAEKNNWFHPQMEIGNWDNQQEVENGWLAGLPDLNTENPETRNYLLDMAEYWIKETDIDGYRLDTVKHVPKDFWKEFSERVKQTKPGFYLIGEVWHNDPRYIADYNKAGIESFVDYPLFNDMVRIFRQSGQSLSELNSVWERNKFYYEDPFTLGNFIDNHDNIRFVREVLLKQENPEKRLKMALTYLYTAPGIPILYQGTEHMMDGAKDPDNRRMMDFSQNKNMEAFSAKLGKLRQNHPALRRGDYSMMVDKGGTAVFKRSYKDETLYIVYNNDKKQHTISFSDEDLQDKKLVSLLSDEEIKVKKNAVDLTLDGEKAQIYAVQKADSQWMTYLIVAAALIASVGIILYLVKRNKRS from the coding sequence ATGGGCAAAAGAATGATGTTCTTGGCTATGTCGTTTCTTCTTTTTTTATCTGTTCAAAATAAAGCGCTTGCAGAAAAAAAGGAAGAGCGATCATGGAGAGACGAAACCATCTACTTTATTATGGTAGACAGGTTTCATAATGGTGATAAAAGCAATGACTTTGAAGTAGACCTGAATGATCCTGCCGCTTATCACGGCGGAGATTTTAAAGGAATTACAGAAAAGCTTGATTATTTAAATGACCTTGGTGTAACAGCAATTTGGCTGACACCTGTCGTTAAAAACGAGACAAAAGGGTACCACGGTTATTGGACTGAGGACTTTTACGAAACTGAAGAGCATTTTGGCTCTAAGGAAGATTTAAAGAAGCTTGTGAAAAAAGCTCATGATCGTGACATCAAAGTTATTTTAGATTTAGTGGTGAACCACACAGGCTATCAGCACCCTTGGTTAAATGACGCAGAAAAAAATAACTGGTTTCATCCACAGATGGAGATCGGAAACTGGGATAACCAACAAGAAGTAGAAAACGGATGGCTAGCAGGGTTGCCTGATCTCAATACTGAAAATCCAGAAACACGAAATTATCTTTTGGATATGGCGGAGTATTGGATAAAAGAAACGGATATTGACGGATATCGTTTAGATACGGTAAAACACGTTCCGAAAGATTTTTGGAAGGAATTCTCTGAAAGGGTTAAGCAAACGAAGCCTGGCTTTTATTTGATTGGAGAAGTGTGGCACAACGATCCAAGGTACATCGCAGATTACAACAAAGCAGGAATTGAATCTTTTGTTGATTATCCTTTGTTTAATGATATGGTTCGTATATTTAGACAAAGCGGACAATCACTTTCAGAATTGAATTCAGTATGGGAAAGAAACAAGTTTTATTATGAAGACCCTTTTACACTAGGTAACTTTATTGATAATCACGACAACATTCGTTTCGTGCGTGAAGTGTTGTTGAAGCAAGAAAATCCAGAGAAAAGACTGAAGATGGCATTAACCTATCTATACACGGCTCCTGGAATTCCAATCCTCTACCAAGGAACAGAACACATGATGGATGGTGCCAAGGATCCTGACAATCGCCGTATGATGGATTTTTCGCAAAATAAGAATATGGAGGCTTTCTCAGCCAAGTTAGGAAAGCTTAGACAAAACCATCCTGCTCTTCGCCGAGGAGATTATTCCATGATGGTAGATAAAGGCGGAACTGCTGTCTTTAAGCGTTCTTATAAAGATGAAACCCTCTATATCGTTTACAACAACGATAAAAAACAACATACTATTTCATTTTCAGATGAAGATCTACAAGATAAAAAGCTAGTAAGTCTGTTATCAGATGAAGAGATTAAGGTGAAGAAGAATGCAGTGGACCTGACTTTAGACGGAGAAAAAGCGCAGATTTATGCTGTGCAAAAGGCCGACTCTCAATGGATGACTTATCTCATTGTTGCCGCTGCACTTATAGCTTCAGTAGGGATTATCCTATATCTAGTAAAAAGAAATAAACGTTCTTAA